A single window of Candidatus Neomarinimicrobiota bacterium DNA harbors:
- a CDS encoding alpha-amylase family glycosyl hydrolase, producing the protein MKRRSNLNFEIAALPMVTREDKQYRFYDKRFIPNHFHISLLTIFIALMLVGTIGCESITTEKQFLNAQWGLKYDPERVGLRSGWFDNDHDRSDWEMTAVPGSWADNDYDGFAWYSTEIQAENIPAGYHLALVFESIDDNAVIWLDGRLFGKQMGYGIKFYFDIGNKLEDGLVHQLVLRIEDTGGPGGINGAVYLEPYQEEVDLLRSEASKHSAPPAPEWAQNAVLYEIFVRQHSESGTFQAVTKDLDRIKALGVDIIWLMPVHPLGQEKAKGSLGSPYSVQDYYAVNPDFGSLADFKNLVEEIHKRDMQLILDFVMNHSAWDNELLTDHPVWYTHNEQGEIVSPNADWSDVADFNYDNQELRQYMLEMLTWWIAETDIDGYRFDVAELVPNDFWSAAKSACQQIKPEVFFLAEGARPELHLNGHDMTYSWNMWDGITQLALGNADPSEVKRSYEMEQYQYPQGALRMRFTENHDKERSQGVIADTDLNLTAWAFVALMQGSPLIYAGQEVGATRKPGLFEKEPVDWAEGDQGLSDKMSRIIKLRKEQLTSSSSFQMIIADNERQIMAYKHGPLLSFFNFSADTFKFSAIGMDSILLGELTLNQDSTLSLLPKNFGVIQ; encoded by the coding sequence GTGAAACGACGAAGCAATCTCAACTTTGAGATCGCCGCACTCCCCATGGTTACTCGGGAAGACAAACAATATCGGTTTTATGATAAACGATTCATTCCCAATCACTTTCACATTTCTTTGTTAACCATATTCATTGCGCTCATGCTGGTAGGCACCATTGGATGTGAATCAATTACAACTGAAAAACAATTTCTGAATGCTCAGTGGGGTTTGAAATATGACCCGGAGCGGGTTGGTCTGAGATCTGGGTGGTTTGATAATGACCATGACCGGTCTGATTGGGAAATGACCGCTGTGCCCGGGAGTTGGGCAGACAATGATTACGACGGTTTCGCCTGGTACTCTACTGAGATTCAGGCTGAAAATATACCAGCAGGGTACCATCTGGCTCTGGTTTTTGAGTCCATTGACGACAACGCTGTTATCTGGCTGGACGGTCGTCTCTTTGGTAAACAAATGGGATATGGCATCAAATTTTATTTCGATATTGGCAATAAGCTTGAAGATGGATTAGTTCACCAATTGGTGCTAAGAATTGAAGATACTGGTGGTCCTGGTGGGATCAACGGGGCTGTCTATTTGGAACCCTATCAGGAGGAAGTTGATTTGCTCAGGTCTGAGGCAAGTAAACATTCTGCTCCACCCGCCCCGGAATGGGCGCAAAATGCTGTTTTATACGAAATATTTGTTCGTCAGCATTCAGAGTCGGGAACCTTTCAGGCTGTGACCAAAGATCTGGATCGGATCAAAGCTTTAGGTGTCGATATTATTTGGCTTATGCCAGTACATCCTTTGGGTCAGGAAAAAGCCAAGGGGAGTCTGGGAAGTCCCTATTCAGTCCAGGATTACTATGCCGTCAATCCTGATTTTGGATCATTGGCAGATTTCAAGAATCTGGTAGAAGAGATTCATAAGCGGGATATGCAACTCATCCTCGATTTTGTCATGAATCATAGTGCTTGGGACAATGAGTTGCTTACTGATCATCCCGTTTGGTACACTCACAACGAGCAGGGTGAGATTGTTTCACCTAATGCGGACTGGTCCGATGTAGCAGACTTCAATTATGACAATCAGGAGCTACGCCAGTACATGCTCGAAATGCTGACCTGGTGGATCGCAGAAACGGATATTGATGGTTATCGTTTTGATGTAGCTGAACTGGTGCCAAACGATTTTTGGTCCGCTGCAAAGTCAGCCTGTCAACAGATCAAACCAGAGGTCTTTTTTCTAGCAGAAGGTGCCAGACCTGAATTGCACCTCAATGGACACGACATGACCTATTCCTGGAATATGTGGGATGGGATCACCCAGCTTGCCCTGGGAAATGCCGACCCCTCTGAGGTCAAACGATCCTACGAAATGGAACAATACCAATATCCTCAGGGTGCTCTCCGGATGCGTTTTACAGAGAATCACGATAAAGAACGGTCACAGGGAGTGATCGCTGACACCGATCTTAATTTGACGGCTTGGGCTTTTGTGGCACTGATGCAGGGGAGTCCCTTGATTTATGCCGGACAGGAGGTGGGAGCCACCCGTAAACCCGGTTTATTTGAGAAAGAACCAGTTGACTGGGCCGAAGGTGACCAGGGGTTATCAGACAAAATGTCCCGGATCATCAAGCTTCGTAAAGAGCAGCTTACCTCATCCTCAAGTTTTCAAATGATCATAGCTGATAATGAACGACAGATCATGGCTTATAAGCATGGCCCACTGTTAAGTTTCTTTAATTTCTCAGCAGATACTTTTAAATTTTCGGCCATCGGTATGGACTCTATCCTGCTGGGCGAGCTAACCTTAAACCAGGATAGTACACTGTCACTTCTACCTAAAAATTTTGGAGTTATCCAATGA
- a CDS encoding alpha-amylase family glycosyl hydrolase: MKKYVFMIIALFTGLAGYAQNDVMFWEPVAIVQGGTVDIYYNTINGALPDDPAQVLIHLGYNGWTNVDDLPMTAQSEGWWMYHYAIPEDADILDFVFQDGEGNWDNNGGEGIDFHISVNVPGIWEPMFPGPNDTIRISKQHDGSGNLWWGVNSWIAPLPAYQPENTVDGDPGLSVESTLLGPDSNDVYWVDIGPFNDPHQAVAMVDFVFHWDDGSWEGTGSGDYHFPISYEPGVNDPLINMTNIENDHVLDDEQLIQIETQDANYVEVLLDGNTRYISGGGDFEFTTNTGLLSYGRHELVAYARRDNGRVMMDIKTVWKIPEVVEDAFPPFDFLGVHDRLDGTITFALLAPGKMFVSLIGDFNDWDADSGLMKYDPAQEIYWLNLPLEAGSYEYMYVLNGEKTVGDPMATDVNWTDLFGNEHWASENQKSVINIGAEAFPWTDDSYQRPAMKDLIIYETLIRDFTESGDIEGMTAKLDYLADLGINAIELLPPTEFSGDNSWGYNPAFFMALESSYGTPEQMKIFVNEAHARGISVLVDLVFNHADGTSPYEQMYGNDYEHSPYMHAEGNAWGFPDFDHGRTGTRVLTARTVRHWISEYHVDGYRYDHTPGIGWSGASDFGVSYFSNQAYLEDNEVVQIAEHFDSDIGSLIFTTHIRSHWHDAFHDQMKANLRQGDFEGSHWWDMDKTERGIDYSADGFQDGEACVNYVESHDEQRIIFEVQTNGLSYEQALNKAELAAQVLFTSTGIPMFYMGAELGMDTERTLSHNPVRWHYLEDPVLETLWFKYQEMIWLRQNYAALRSNNIDVVFKSNAQKVIVHHRTLDGAPGVVVAINFNSSDQVLDLEFPWAGTWYEYTQDDTLTIESNYYGSYTIPASSARIFTNERYWVGVDQAVNLPLEFALHAAFPNPFNPRTTLRFDLPEAALVGINIYDVRGREIWSTPESVTHYVAGSHEFSWNGVDQQGQSIAAGIYFIELRTPEFRQVQKVMLIK, translated from the coding sequence ATGAAAAAATATGTATTTATGATAATTGCTCTTTTTACAGGTCTTGCCGGATATGCTCAGAACGATGTGATGTTCTGGGAACCTGTAGCCATTGTCCAGGGGGGCACTGTTGATATCTACTATAACACCATTAATGGAGCGTTGCCTGATGATCCTGCTCAAGTTTTGATCCATCTTGGCTACAATGGTTGGACCAATGTAGATGACCTTCCCATGACCGCGCAATCGGAGGGTTGGTGGATGTATCACTATGCTATCCCGGAAGATGCGGATATCCTGGATTTTGTTTTTCAAGATGGTGAAGGAAACTGGGACAACAATGGTGGTGAAGGGATCGATTTTCATATTTCAGTGAATGTTCCAGGAATCTGGGAACCCATGTTTCCCGGTCCTAATGACACGATCCGGATCAGCAAACAGCATGATGGATCAGGAAATCTATGGTGGGGTGTTAATTCATGGATCGCACCACTTCCAGCCTATCAACCCGAGAATACGGTTGATGGTGATCCAGGCTTATCAGTAGAAAGTACTTTGCTGGGACCCGATTCAAACGATGTCTATTGGGTTGATATTGGCCCTTTTAATGATCCACATCAGGCAGTGGCTATGGTCGATTTTGTATTTCACTGGGATGACGGTAGCTGGGAGGGAACCGGTTCCGGGGATTATCACTTTCCCATTAGTTATGAACCGGGTGTGAACGATCCGCTGATCAATATGACCAATATTGAAAATGATCATGTTCTGGATGATGAACAATTGATTCAGATCGAGACCCAGGATGCAAATTATGTCGAAGTCCTGTTGGATGGCAACACACGCTATATTTCCGGTGGCGGTGATTTTGAATTCACTACCAATACTGGTTTGCTCAGCTATGGGCGGCACGAGTTGGTTGCTTATGCTCGGCGTGACAATGGACGGGTTATGATGGATATCAAGACAGTCTGGAAAATTCCTGAAGTCGTTGAGGATGCTTTTCCCCCATTTGATTTTTTGGGGGTGCATGATCGTCTGGATGGCACCATTACCTTTGCTTTGCTGGCACCAGGCAAGATGTTCGTTTCCCTTATTGGAGATTTTAATGACTGGGATGCCGATTCCGGTCTTATGAAATATGATCCGGCTCAGGAAATCTATTGGCTCAACCTTCCGCTGGAAGCCGGCAGTTATGAGTATATGTATGTTCTGAATGGCGAGAAAACGGTGGGTGACCCCATGGCTACCGATGTGAACTGGACCGACCTGTTCGGAAATGAGCATTGGGCATCCGAAAATCAGAAGTCAGTGATAAATATTGGGGCAGAGGCATTCCCCTGGACCGACGATTCCTACCAGCGACCGGCAATGAAGGATCTGATCATTTATGAAACGTTGATCCGTGATTTTACTGAATCCGGTGATATTGAAGGAATGACTGCCAAGCTGGATTACCTGGCTGATCTGGGTATCAATGCCATCGAACTGTTGCCTCCTACAGAATTCTCAGGGGATAACTCATGGGGCTACAACCCAGCCTTCTTCATGGCCTTGGAGTCATCTTATGGTACTCCTGAACAGATGAAAATATTTGTGAACGAAGCCCATGCCAGAGGGATATCTGTCCTGGTTGATCTGGTATTTAATCATGCAGATGGCACGTCTCCTTATGAGCAAATGTATGGGAATGACTACGAACATTCACCCTACATGCACGCTGAAGGCAATGCCTGGGGTTTTCCTGATTTCGATCATGGTCGCACTGGAACACGGGTGTTGACTGCCCGAACCGTCCGGCATTGGATCAGTGAGTATCATGTGGATGGGTATCGGTATGACCATACGCCAGGGATCGGCTGGAGTGGAGCCAGCGATTTTGGTGTAAGTTATTTTTCCAACCAGGCCTATCTGGAAGACAATGAAGTGGTTCAGATCGCCGAGCATTTTGACTCTGATATTGGCAGTTTGATCTTCACGACTCATATTCGATCGCATTGGCACGATGCTTTTCATGATCAGATGAAAGCCAATCTTCGCCAGGGAGATTTTGAAGGCTCTCATTGGTGGGATATGGATAAGACTGAACGCGGGATCGACTATTCCGCTGATGGTTTCCAAGATGGGGAGGCCTGTGTGAATTATGTGGAGAGCCATGATGAACAAAGGATCATTTTTGAGGTTCAGACCAATGGTCTAAGCTATGAGCAAGCTCTCAACAAAGCTGAACTCGCCGCCCAAGTTCTGTTCACCAGTACGGGCATACCAATGTTCTATATGGGTGCCGAATTGGGGATGGATACAGAACGCACTCTGAGTCACAATCCGGTTCGCTGGCATTATCTGGAGGATCCCGTGCTTGAGACCCTGTGGTTCAAATATCAGGAAATGATATGGCTCCGTCAAAATTATGCCGCCCTGAGATCCAACAATATTGATGTGGTGTTTAAATCCAACGCACAGAAGGTAATCGTTCACCACCGAACTCTGGATGGAGCTCCTGGTGTTGTGGTTGCCATAAATTTTAACAGCTCAGATCAAGTGCTGGATCTGGAATTCCCCTGGGCTGGAACCTGGTATGAATATACTCAGGATGACACACTGACCATTGAATCCAACTATTATGGATCCTACACGATCCCAGCCTCCTCAGCCAGGATATTCACCAATGAACGCTATTGGGTAGGGGTGGATCAGGCTGTGAATCTGCCTCTGGAATTCGCCCTGCATGCAGCTTTCCCCAATCCCTTCAATCCCAGAACGACGCTTCGCTTTGACTTGCCGGAAGCCGCCTTGGTCGGAATCAATATTTATGATGTGCGAGGCCGGGAAATATGGTCCACACCTGAAAGTGTCACCCATTATGTGGCCGGGTCACACGAGTTCAGTTGGAATGGTGTTGATCAGCAAGGTCAAAGTATAGCTGCCGGAATCTATTTTATTGAATTACGAACTCCGGAATTTCGCCAGGTTCAGAAGGTGATGTTGATTAAATAG
- a CDS encoding sugar ABC transporter permease, giving the protein MKKTTPLQYIMIYSLLLVAVAWSIYPILRVITISIRPGDNLLNESLSIIPDDWTFDNYIRIFTEHPLGTWIWNSILVTVTVVITGVALASTAGYALSRFRFPGREASLLSLLVTQMFPATMLLLPLFIMLSNLHLINTYLGLIVIYSSTALPFCVWQMKGYYDTIPYSLEEAARIDGASRFMAFYKIILPLASPALVITALFSFMSAWTEYIVAAQVLWYEDMFTLPIGLKSFQANMTTEWGLYAAGAMIVSIPAIALFLFLTKYLIGGLTIGSVKG; this is encoded by the coding sequence ATGAAAAAGACAACACCCCTTCAGTACATCATGATCTACAGCCTGTTGCTGGTAGCCGTAGCCTGGTCCATTTATCCTATTCTCAGGGTGATCACCATTTCTATTCGACCAGGAGATAATCTACTGAACGAGAGCCTCTCGATTATTCCAGATGATTGGACCTTTGATAATTACATCAGGATATTTACAGAACACCCGCTGGGCACCTGGATTTGGAACTCAATTCTGGTGACTGTCACAGTGGTCATTACCGGTGTGGCTTTGGCTTCCACAGCAGGTTATGCCCTTTCTCGCTTTCGGTTTCCCGGTCGGGAGGCCAGTCTGCTCAGCTTGCTGGTGACCCAAATGTTTCCAGCAACCATGCTGTTGCTACCCCTGTTCATCATGCTTTCCAATCTCCATCTCATCAATACCTACCTGGGTCTGATTGTGATCTATTCTTCCACCGCTTTACCTTTTTGCGTCTGGCAAATGAAGGGCTACTATGATACGATTCCCTATTCACTGGAAGAGGCTGCCCGTATTGATGGAGCCAGCCGCTTTATGGCTTTCTACAAGATCATTCTACCCCTGGCATCACCCGCCCTGGTTATTACTGCGTTATTCTCTTTTATGTCCGCCTGGACCGAATATATAGTGGCGGCTCAGGTGCTGTGGTACGAAGACATGTTCACCCTGCCTATTGGCCTGAAATCATTCCAGGCAAATATGACCACGGAATGGGGTTTGTATGCAGCCGGTGCCATGATTGTCTCCATTCCGGCTATTGCTCTGTTTCTCTTTTTAACAAAATATTTAATTGGCGGCCTAACCATAGGCTCGGTAAAAGGTTAG